A window of the Gossypium hirsutum isolate 1008001.06 chromosome A05, Gossypium_hirsutum_v2.1, whole genome shotgun sequence genome harbors these coding sequences:
- the LOC107958304 gene encoding uncharacterized protein At4g19900 isoform X1, with translation MIRNLRSRRRPRYGAQVCAVISALLLLFSVSILYSRLSLSSKSHMYPHHSSVDNNDAVFHSIPLLSDSEDVATTTITSSTDDKIDELDTLEENDITEDDNNNEVEQEEQEITTMNKKDKIFSSGHFYFDHLSRSIRRAFNKRSIQDWDYDGGFLNEGFSGEDVKIKAAFGSDGIPLDEEVRSKMTEVESIEDALLVKKVAGRKVNPLREKWGDWFDKKSDFLRRGRMFKSNLEILNPLNNPLLQDPDGIGATGLTRGDKMVQKWILSEFKKVPFTGKKPLGISETGLKVNKGSESKKNENARNMLSERESSSSEDLSSNTNRNESRIRKNEVKNEDLEAHKTNTEFSGHIYADGKRWGYYPGLDSRLSFIDFVDAFFKKGKCDMRVFMIWNSPPWMYSVRHQRGLESLLAQHRDACVLVFSETIELDFFKDSFLKDGYKVAVAMPNLDELLKDTPTHVFASLWLKWRKTKFYTIHYSELVRLAALYKYGGIYLDSDIIVLKPLLTLNNSVGLEDQGSSLNGALMAFRKESPFIMECLNEFYLTYDDTRLRWNGADLLSRVAKRFSNGKNISIKQPELNVKPSAVFFPISSQHIIRYFVSPTTESEKLQQDALFNRILTESVTFHFWNSLTSALIPEPKSLVARLINHPCIHCSELL, from the exons ATGATTCGGAATCTCCGATCTCGGCGGCGGCCACGTTACGGCGCACAGGTATGTGCTGTGATCTCAGCTCTTCTCCTGTTATTTTCAGTATCTATTCTCTACAGCCGCCTTTCCCTCTCTTCCAAATCCCACATGTATCCCCACCACTCCTCCGTAGATAACAACGACGCGGTTTTCCACTCCATCCCTCTCCTCTCCGACTCCGAAGACGTCGCCACCACCACCATCACCTCCTCAACCGACGACAAAATTGACGAACTCGACACTCTCGAAGAAAACGACATAACCGAAGACGACAACAACAATGAGGTCGAGCAAGAGGAGCAAGAAATCACGACTATGAATAAAAAAGACAAGATCTTTTCGTCTGGGCATTTTTATTTCGACCATTTAAGTCGATCAATCAGAAGAGCTTTCAATAAACGTTCGATTCAAGATTGGGATTACGATGGAGGGTTTTTGAACGAAGGGTTTTCGGGGGAAGATGTCAAAATTAAGGCAGCCTTTGGATCCGATGGTATCCCATTGGATGAGGAAGTTAGGAGCAAGATGACTGAAGTGGAAAGTATTGAAGATGCTTTGCTGGTCAAGAAAGTTGCCGGGAGAAAAGTGAACCCTTTGAGGGAGAAATGGGGTGATTGGTTTGATAAGAAAAGTGATTTTTTGAGAAGGGGTAGAATGTTTAAGTCGAATTTGGAGATTTTGAATCCTTTGAATAATCCTTTGCTGCAAGACCCTGACGGGATTGGTGCTACTGGCTTGACTAGAGGGGATAAAATGGTGCAGAAGTGGATTTTGAGTGAGTTTAAGAAGGTCCCTTTTACTGGGAAGAAGCCCTTGGGGATTTCCGAGACGGGCTTGAAGGTTAATAAAGGCAGTGAGagtaagaaaaatgaaaatgcgAGGAATATGTTAAGCGAAAGAGAAAGTAGTAGCAGTGAAGATTTGAGTTCAAATACAAATAGAAATGAGAGTAGAATTAGGAAGAATGAGGTCAAGAATGAAGATTTGGAGGCTCATAAGACTAACACTGAGTTTTCAGGCCATATATATGCGGATGGAAAGAGATGGGGTTACTATCCTGGATTGGACTCAAGGTTGTCTTTTATAGATTTTGTGGATGCATTTTTTAAGAAAGGGAAGTGTGATATGAGAGTTTTTATGATATGGAATTCCCCTCCATGGATGTATAGTGTTAGGCACCAAAGGGGGCTAGAGAGTCTGCTTGCTCAGCATAGAGATGCTTGTGTCTTAGTGTTCTCCGAAACGATTGAGCTTGATTTCTTCAAAGATAGCTTTTTGAAAGATGG TTACAAAGTTGCTGTAGCAATGCCAAACCTtgatgaattgttgaaagatACACCTACCCATGTATTTGCATCTTTGTGGCTTAAATGGAGAAAGACAAAATTCTATACTATCCATTATAGTGAGCTCGTTCGACTTGCTGCTCTTTACAA ATATGGTGGCATTTATCTTGATTCTGACATTATAGTTCTGAAACCGTTATTGACACTCAATAATTCTGTGGGCCTTGAAGATCAAGGAAGCTCTTTGAATGGAGCTTTAATGGCATTTAGAAAGGAGAG TCCTTTTATAATGGAGTGTTTGAATGAGTTCTATTTGACGTATGATGATACCCGATTGAGATGGAATGGGGCTGATCTTCTATCAAGAGTTGCAAAAAGGTTTTCGAATGGAAAGAACATATCCATCAAACAGCCAGAGTTAAATGTGAAACCTTCCGCTGTTTTCTTCCCTATTAGTTCTCAGCATATTATAAG ATACTTTGTCTCACCGACGACAGAATCTGAGAAATTGCAGCAAGATGCTTTATTCAACAGGATTCTGACCGAGTCTGTGACGTTTCATTTCTGGAACAGCTTGACGTCTGCGCTCATTCCAGAGCCAAAGAGCCTCGTAGCCAGGCTTATTAACCATCCATGTATTCATTGCTCCGAATTGTTGTGA
- the LOC107958305 gene encoding protein EXORDIUM-like 7, with translation MDKLSCYFLLLLSFFCFRLDLSWSLETRFNRAPNNQGSSDLANLVYHMGPVLSSPIKLYIIWYGNWNSTHQATIRDFLNSFSSPALSPSVADWWKTVRLYTDQTGSNITDSLSLSGEFFDSRLSNGVRLNRLSMQHIIKNAVTSKPSPLPLDPRSGLYLVLTSSDVQVDEFCRAVCGFHYFSFPSIVGATVPYAWIGYSGTQCPGVCAYPFARPLGAPPPSAMGGNDIMRPPNGDAGVDGMISVIAHELAESSSNPLVNAWYAGDNPIAPGEIADMCLGLYGSGGGGGYVGKVSTDAGGNGYNMNGVKGRRFLVQWVWDPVKKRCFGPNAID, from the coding sequence ATGGACAAGCTCTCTTGTTACTTTCTCTTGCTGTTGTCGTTCTTTTGTTTTCGTTTGGATCTTTCATGGAGTCTAGAAACTAGGTTTAACCGAGCTCCCAATAATCAGGGTTCTTCAGACCTGGCTAACCTTGTGTACCACATGGGTCCAGTCCTTTCATCGCCTATCAAGCTGTACATAATCTGGTATGGTAACTGGAATTCAACCCACCAAGCTACTATTAGGGATTTCTTAAATTCCTTTTCTTCTCCAGCTCTTTCTCCTTCTGTTGCTGATTGGTGGAAAACTGTGAGGCTCTACACCGACCAGACAGGATCCAACATCACCGATAGCCTTTCCCTTTCGGGGGAATTCTTTGATTCAAGACTTTCCAATGGTGTTCGTCTAAATCGTTTATCAATGCAACACATCATCAAAAACGCAGTCACTTCCAAGCCAAGCCCACTGCCTCTCGATCCTCGCAGTGGTCTCTATTTGGTGCTGACTTCATCTGATGTCCAGGTTGATGAATTCTGCAGGGCAGTTTGCGGCTTTCATTACTTCTCCTTCCCATCCATTGTTGGTGCCACGGTTCCTTATGCCTGGATTGGTTACAGTGGGACTCAGTGTCCAGGCGTGTGTGCCTATCCATTTGCCCGGCCTTTGGGGGCGCCACCGCCGAGTGCGATGGGAGGTAACGACATCATGCGCCCACCGAATGGAGATGCCGGAGTCGACGGGATGATTAGTGTTATAGCTCACGAGCTAGCTGAATCGTCGAGTAATCCACTGGTGAATGCATGGTATGCTGGTGATAATCCAATTGCACCGGGTGAAATCGCAGACATGTGCCTCGGTTTGTACGGTTCAGGCGGTGGCGGTGGGTATGTGGGTAAAGTTTCCACGGATGCAGGGGGGAATGGCTACAATATGAATGGAGTTAAAGGAAGAAGATTTTTGGTTCAATGGGTATGGGATCCTGTGAAAAAAAGATGCTTTGGACCTAATGCCATCGATTAA
- the LOC107958303 gene encoding proteasome subunit alpha type-2-A, whose protein sequence is MGDSQYSFSLTTFSPSGKLVQIEHALTAVGSGQTSLGIKAANGVVIATEKKLPSILVDETSVQKIQCLTPNIGVVYSGMGPDFRVLVRKSRKQAEQYHRLYKEPIPVTQLVRETAAVMQEFTQSGGVRPFGVSLLVAGYDDNGPQLYQVDPSGSYFSWKASAMGKNVSNAKTFLEKRYTDDMELDDAVHTAILTLKEGFEGQISGKNIEIGIIGTDKKFRVLTPAEIDDYLAEVE, encoded by the exons ATGGGAGACAGTCAATATTCATTTTCTCTCACAACTTTCAG TCCTTCAGGAAAGCTAGTTCAGATCGAGCACGCCTTGACGGCAGTAGGATCGGGTCAAACATCTCTTGGAATCAAag CTGCTAATGGGGTAGTAATTGCTACTGAGAAGAAATTGCCTTCAATCTTGGTTGACGAAACCTCT GTTCAGAAAATACAGTGTCTGACACCAAATATTGGAGTTGTTTACAG TGGTATGGGccctgattttcgagttttggttCGGAAAAGTAGAAAGCAGGCAGAACAGTATCATAGATTGTATAAG GAACCAATTCCAGTAACACAACTTGTAAGGGAAACTGCAGCTGTGATGCAGGAGTTCACTCAGTCTGG TGGTGTAAGGCCTTTTGGTGTATCTCTACTGGTTGCTGGATATGACGACAATGGTCCACAATTGTACCAG GTGGATCCATCTGGTTCCTATTTCTCATGGAAAGCCTCAGCAATGGGGAAAAATGTCTCAAATGCAAAAACATTTCTTGAGAAAAG ATACACTGATGATATGGAGCTTGATGATGCTGTGCATACTGCTATTTTGACTCTCAAAGAGGG ATTTGAAGGACAAATCTCAGGGAAAAACATTGAAATTGGGATTATTGGAACTGACAAAAAATTCAG GGTACTAACCCCGGCTGAAATTGATGATTATTTGGCTGAAGTCGAGTAG
- the LOC107958304 gene encoding uncharacterized protein At4g19900 isoform X2 — MNKKDKIFSSGHFYFDHLSRSIRRAFNKRSIQDWDYDGGFLNEGFSGEDVKIKAAFGSDGIPLDEEVRSKMTEVESIEDALLVKKVAGRKVNPLREKWGDWFDKKSDFLRRGRMFKSNLEILNPLNNPLLQDPDGIGATGLTRGDKMVQKWILSEFKKVPFTGKKPLGISETGLKVNKGSESKKNENARNMLSERESSSSEDLSSNTNRNESRIRKNEVKNEDLEAHKTNTEFSGHIYADGKRWGYYPGLDSRLSFIDFVDAFFKKGKCDMRVFMIWNSPPWMYSVRHQRGLESLLAQHRDACVLVFSETIELDFFKDSFLKDGYKVAVAMPNLDELLKDTPTHVFASLWLKWRKTKFYTIHYSELVRLAALYKYGGIYLDSDIIVLKPLLTLNNSVGLEDQGSSLNGALMAFRKESPFIMECLNEFYLTYDDTRLRWNGADLLSRVAKRFSNGKNISIKQPELNVKPSAVFFPISSQHIIRYFVSPTTESEKLQQDALFNRILTESVTFHFWNSLTSALIPEPKSLVARLINHPCIHCSELL, encoded by the exons ATGAATAAAAAAGACAAGATCTTTTCGTCTGGGCATTTTTATTTCGACCATTTAAGTCGATCAATCAGAAGAGCTTTCAATAAACGTTCGATTCAAGATTGGGATTACGATGGAGGGTTTTTGAACGAAGGGTTTTCGGGGGAAGATGTCAAAATTAAGGCAGCCTTTGGATCCGATGGTATCCCATTGGATGAGGAAGTTAGGAGCAAGATGACTGAAGTGGAAAGTATTGAAGATGCTTTGCTGGTCAAGAAAGTTGCCGGGAGAAAAGTGAACCCTTTGAGGGAGAAATGGGGTGATTGGTTTGATAAGAAAAGTGATTTTTTGAGAAGGGGTAGAATGTTTAAGTCGAATTTGGAGATTTTGAATCCTTTGAATAATCCTTTGCTGCAAGACCCTGACGGGATTGGTGCTACTGGCTTGACTAGAGGGGATAAAATGGTGCAGAAGTGGATTTTGAGTGAGTTTAAGAAGGTCCCTTTTACTGGGAAGAAGCCCTTGGGGATTTCCGAGACGGGCTTGAAGGTTAATAAAGGCAGTGAGagtaagaaaaatgaaaatgcgAGGAATATGTTAAGCGAAAGAGAAAGTAGTAGCAGTGAAGATTTGAGTTCAAATACAAATAGAAATGAGAGTAGAATTAGGAAGAATGAGGTCAAGAATGAAGATTTGGAGGCTCATAAGACTAACACTGAGTTTTCAGGCCATATATATGCGGATGGAAAGAGATGGGGTTACTATCCTGGATTGGACTCAAGGTTGTCTTTTATAGATTTTGTGGATGCATTTTTTAAGAAAGGGAAGTGTGATATGAGAGTTTTTATGATATGGAATTCCCCTCCATGGATGTATAGTGTTAGGCACCAAAGGGGGCTAGAGAGTCTGCTTGCTCAGCATAGAGATGCTTGTGTCTTAGTGTTCTCCGAAACGATTGAGCTTGATTTCTTCAAAGATAGCTTTTTGAAAGATGG TTACAAAGTTGCTGTAGCAATGCCAAACCTtgatgaattgttgaaagatACACCTACCCATGTATTTGCATCTTTGTGGCTTAAATGGAGAAAGACAAAATTCTATACTATCCATTATAGTGAGCTCGTTCGACTTGCTGCTCTTTACAA ATATGGTGGCATTTATCTTGATTCTGACATTATAGTTCTGAAACCGTTATTGACACTCAATAATTCTGTGGGCCTTGAAGATCAAGGAAGCTCTTTGAATGGAGCTTTAATGGCATTTAGAAAGGAGAG TCCTTTTATAATGGAGTGTTTGAATGAGTTCTATTTGACGTATGATGATACCCGATTGAGATGGAATGGGGCTGATCTTCTATCAAGAGTTGCAAAAAGGTTTTCGAATGGAAAGAACATATCCATCAAACAGCCAGAGTTAAATGTGAAACCTTCCGCTGTTTTCTTCCCTATTAGTTCTCAGCATATTATAAG ATACTTTGTCTCACCGACGACAGAATCTGAGAAATTGCAGCAAGATGCTTTATTCAACAGGATTCTGACCGAGTCTGTGACGTTTCATTTCTGGAACAGCTTGACGTCTGCGCTCATTCCAGAGCCAAAGAGCCTCGTAGCCAGGCTTATTAACCATCCATGTATTCATTGCTCCGAATTGTTGTGA